The Mycolicibacterium parafortuitum nucleotide sequence CCGGGTTGCGGGCCTCCTTGGCGAGGAAGGAGACCGTGCCCTTGCACACTGATTCCTTGATGGTGGCGGCGAGGCGACCGCCGAGGTGCAGCGGCAGCGCTTCGTCGTTGAAGTGCGACATCTGGATGGTGCCGGCGTGGCGGCCCAGGCTGATGCACTGGCCCACCGAGGCCGGGTTCAGGTTCTCGGGAGCGTTCCCGTCGAGTCGCGCCAGGACGGTGTCGGCGGCGTGGGAGGCCAGCGGCATGGCGAGTTGGCAGCTCATCCGCAGCGGCTGTGCAGACGGTGAGGCCGCGTCTCCGGCGGCGATGATCGCGGGATCGTCGACGCTGGTGAGAGTTTCGTCGGTGAGCAACCGGCCCAGTCGGTCGGTGCTCAGTCCGCTGTCGGCGGCCAGTGTGGGGACGCCGAAACCCGCGGTCCACACGGTGGCCGCACTCGGTAGTTCCTTGCCGTCCCGCAACGCGATTCGGTCTGGCTGAACTTGCGTGACGGTTTCGTTGTCGACGACGGTCACACCGAGCTTGCTCAGGCGCTTGGCCACCGAGCGGCGGCCGCCCTTGGCCAGCGAGGGGCCCAGCGCACCGGTGACCAAAGTGACGTTGCGGCCGGCTTCGGCGAACTCGGAGGCGGCTTCGATACCCGTAAGGCCGCCGCCGACCACCACGATCGGCGCCTGGATCGGAATGTCGACCAGGCGGGCGGCCAGCCGCTGCGCAGCCTCTAGTTCGCCCAGCGGATAGGCGAATTCAGCGGCACCCGGTATAGCGGCCGGGACCGGGGCGGTGCTGCCGACGGCATAGATCAAGTAGTCGTAGTCAAGGGTTGCGCCAGAGGACAGCCGCAGCGAGTGAGCGGCGGCGTCGATGCGCTCGGCACTGTCGACCACCAATGTCACCGAGCCGGCCAGCACCGTCGAATAGTCCTCGATTGCGTCGTCGTTACCGGCGACCAACTGGTGCAACCGGATTCGTTCGACGAACTGCGGCCGCGGGTTGACCAGGGTGACGTCGATGTCGGGGCGTTGGCGCAGCCGGTTGGCGGCCAGGACACCGGCGTATCCGCCGCCGACGACCACGATGCGCGTGGTGGTGCTCATCTGTTTCTCCTCACGCCTACGACGCTGCCATCCAGGGGCTGGTCAGGGACCACGGAAAACCCGTAGTCCTCGGCCCGTGGCGCGCTACACCCGGTAGTCACGCGCTGCATGCGGCAAGGACTACGGGTTTTCCGTGGTCCCTGGTCTGCGCTGTGCTGGAAGGCTGCCGGTATGAGTGATCACGTGCTGGAACCGGCGGCCCAGGAGTTCGCCGATGCGACCGCCACACCACCGTTCCTTTATGAGTTGGGCCCAGAGGGCGCTCGCAAGGTGCTCGACGATGTGCAGGCTGCTCCGATCGACAAGCTCGACGTCGACGAGCGGTGGGTCACGGTGCCCTGCGAAGACGGCGACGTGGCCGTGCGGATCGTGGCGCCGCCCGCCGCGCATGGTCCGCTGCCGGTGGTTCTCTACATCCATGGCGGGGGCTGGGTGCTAGGCAATGCGGCGACCCATGACCGCCTGGTGCGCGAGTTGGCGGTCGGTGCCCACGCGGCAGTGGCGTTCGTGGAGTACGACCGCTCACCGGAGGCGCGGTACCCGGTGGCGATCGAGCAGGCCTATGCCACCGCCCAATGGATTACGGAGCGCGGCGCCGGCGAGGGGTTGGACGCCGCGCGGATGGCTGTGGCCGGTGATTCAGTGGGCGGTGACATGGCCGCTGCGGTGGCGATCATGGCCAAACAGCGCGGCGACGTCACCTTCATCCATCAGTCGCTGTACTACCCGGTGACCGACGCCGCACAGGACACCAGCAGTTACCGAGAGTTCGCCGAGGGCCCGTTTCTCACAGCGAAGTCGATGGCGTGGTTCTGGGACTGCTATCTGCCCGACGCGGCGACGCGCTCGGAGATCACCGCCTCGCCGCTGCGCGCCACTGTCGACGACCTGCGGGATTTGCCGCCGGCGCTGGTGATCGTCGACGAGAACGACGTCCTGCGCGACGAGGGCGAGGCCTATGCCCGGAAACTGACCGCGGCCGGTGTGCGCACGACGAGCGTCCGGTTCAACGGCATCATCCACGACTTCATGATGCTCAACCCGCTCCGCGGCACCGCGGCAACCACCGCGGCGGTCGAACTGGCGGTCCACACATTGCGGAAAGCCTTCGAGAAATGAACACAACCGATGAGATTGCCCCGACCAGATCTCGTCGACGCGGATGAGTGACAAGTCCTTGGTGCTGGTAACCGGTGCCGCCGGCTATGTCGGCAGCCACGTCGTCAGTCAACTGCTCCGCCGGCGATACCCGGTGCGCGCCGCCGTGCGTAGCCGAGCCCGAGCCCGGGAACTCTCCGAAACCGTTGCCGGGCAGGGGCTGGACCCGGGACTGATCGAGATGGTGCCGGCCGACCTCACTGCTGACGACGGGTGGCCGGAGGCGGTCGCCGGAGTCGCAGACGTGCTGCATATCGCCTCACCGTTCCCGGCCGAAGCTCCTGAGAACGACGATGAGATCATCATCCCCGCGCGCGAAGGCGCCCTACGGGTCCTGCGTCACGCCCGCGATGCGGGCTGCCGCCGGGTCGTCATGACGTCCTCGTTCGCCGCCGTGGGGTACTCCGACAAAGCGGGCGAGCACTGGACCGAGGACGACTGGACCGACCCGGACGACGACAACACCGCCTATATCCGGTCCAAGGCCATCGCCGAGCGCGCAGCATGGGACTTCATCGAAACGCAGGGCGGCGGGCTCGAACTGACGACGTTGGTGCCCGTGGGTATTTTCGGTCCCACTCTCGGCCCGCATCTGTCCACGTCGGTGAAGTTCATCCAGTCGATGCTCACCGGTGCTCTCGATCGAGTTGCTCCGCAGTACTTCGGCGTCGTCGACGTGCGCGACGTCGCGACCGCCCACTTGCAGTCGCTGGCGACGGCCGGCGCAGCCGGTGAACGCATCCTGCTGGCAGCCGACGGACCTGCGGAGAGCTTTCTGGGGATCGCGCGCATCCTGCGCGAGCGTCTGGGTGTCGCGGCGGCGAAGGTCCCCACCAGCGAGTACAGCGAAGCCGAAGTCCGCGAACTCGCTCAGACAGTGCCGGCGTTGCGCGAGGCGGTGTCTCGGCTCGGTCGGCGCCCGCAGATCAGCAACGCAAAGGCCAAGGCGGTGCTGGGCTGGGTACCGCGTCCGGTTGGCGAGACCATTCTTGATACCGCGCAGTCGCTGATCGCCAACGACCTGCTGTGATCACAGGATGAGACGAACTTACGCAAGCCTTGCGTCGACGGCTTGATCGAGGACCGGTCAGAAGCCCGCGCCGGGGTTCAGGATGCCGTCGGGGTCGAGCGCGGCCTTGATCCGGCGGTTGAGCTCCATCGCCTCGGGACCGAGCTGACCCGCCAGCCACGGCCGCTTGAGCCGGCCGACCCCGTGCTCGCCGGTGATGGTGCCGCCCAGCGCCAAGGCCAGCTCCATGATCTCGCCGAACGCCTGCTGGGCGCGCTGTTCCATCGCGGCGTCGGACGGGTCGAACACGATCAGCGGATGGGTGTTGCCGTCTCCGGCGTGCGCGATCACCGAGATCAGCAGCTCCCGCTCGGCGGCGATCTTCTCGACCCCGCTGACCAGGTCGGCCAGCGCGGGTAGCGGAACGCCGACGTCTTCGAGCAGCAGTGATCCCTTGGCTTCGACGGCGGGGATCGCGAACCGGCGGGCCGCGACGAAGGCCTCACCCTCGTCCGGATCCGACGTCGAGAACACCTCCGTCGCGCCGTGCCGGGTGAAGACCTCGGCCATGAACTCCGCGTCCTGCGCCCCCGACGGGCCGCGGTCGTCGCTGGCGGCGACCATCATCGCGGCGGCGGTGCGGTCGAGACCCATCTTGAGTTTGTCCTCGACCGCGTTGATCGCCGTCGCGTCCATGAACTCCAGCATCGAAGGCCGGATCTTGCCGGTGATCGTCACGACCGCGTCCGCCGCGTCGGCCACCGAGTCGAACGTCGCGACCACGGTGCACGGGGTGTTCTGTGCCGGAAGCAGTTTCAGGGTGACCTCGGTGACGATGCCCAGCGTCCCCTCGCTGCCGACGAACAGTTTGGTCAGCGACAGCCCCGCCACATCCTTGAGGCGAGGTCCGCCGAGGCGGACGGCGGTCCCGTCGGCCAGCACGACCTGCAGGCCCAGCACGTAGTCGGTGGTCACCCCGTACTTCACGCAGCACAGCCCGCCGGCGTTGGTCGCGATGTTCCCGCCGATGCTGCAGATCTCGAACGACGACGGATCCGGGGGATACCAGAGCCCGTGTTCGGCCACCGCCTTCTTGACCTCGGCGTTGAGCAGGCCCGGTTGCGCGACGGCGGTGCGGGTCACCGGGTCGACGGCGATGTCGCGCATCCGCTCGGTGCTGACGACGATGCTGCCGTCGAGAGCCGTTGCGCCACCGGACAAACCGGTACCCATGCCGCGCGGGACGACGGCGACCCGGTTCGCGGCGGCCCAGCGCAGGACGGCCTGGACCTCCTCGGTGCGCCGGGGCCGCACCACCGCGGCCGGGGTGCCCGCGCTCGGATCGGCCGCCCGGTCCTGTCGGTACGACTGGAGGATGTCGGGATCGGTGACGACGGTGCCTTCTGGGAGCTCGGAGATCAGGGCGGCCAGCTGGTGCACAGCCGCCAGTGTAGGCCCGGGCGATGTGAGATCACGGCCGTGTTACGGCTATCGTTTTCGGGCATGCGGGACAAAGTGGTCTTCGCTCAGGTGAGGGCGTTGCAGGGGCGGAAGAGGTCGGCACGGTTGTCGGCGCCGGCGTTGGAGATCCATGTGCGCGCGGTCGCGGATCGCACCGGCGCGGCGTACCCGGCGTTCGTGCCCGACGAGCGGCTCGATGCGATCGCCCCGGGGCCGGTGACGACGATGGCAGCGCTTGAGCTGTGTATGGCGGGGATGTGGTACCGGGCCTCGGACGGCTACGTGATCGCCGACTTGGATCTGATCGAACATTTCGCGCGCCCGGTCGGGCGGCGCTGGTTGCATGCGGTCGGCCGATTCTTCAAGGACTACCTGATCCCGGTCTGAGCATGGTCAGTGCACCGCGAATACGCGATAGTGCACCTGAGTGAGCGAGACCTGGTTGAGTGCGACCGTGTGCACGCTGTTGAGCCAGCGGTAGCGTGCGTCGTCGGTGTCGAACAGGGGCGTCGAGTGCGCCGACATCTGGTCATGCCGGATCAGCTCGCCCGCGGCGAATCGCGTTGTCGTGGCGTCGTCCATCCAGACCCGCCCGGTGCTGGTGAGGTGGATGTGGGCGCCGTCGTCGGTGCGCACCGTGGCCCGGACGTCCAGCCGAGCCACCCCGTCGGTGCCGAACAGGATCCAGTCGCCGCCGCCGGGCAGGACATCGCCGGCGATGCGCGGTCCCTCGCAGCGCCCGCGCCGGATCGCGTAGGTCAGGCGGCGTCCGACCGGGGTGTCGAAGATATGGACGGGGTCGAATTCGATGCGGATGTCCAGCAGGTGCTCGAGTGCGGGCGTGGCGTCGATGTCCACGAGAGGTGTTGTCACCGGCCCTCCTTCAGCGTTCGAGCCGACGTTACGACTAGAGCTTGGAAAAAACAAGTATTAACTTGGAAAAACCAACCAAATCGGTATGCTGGCCTCGTGCCCTCCCGGACGTACGGCCAGTACTGCGCGCTGGCCAAGAGCCTCGACGTGGTCGGCGACCGCTGGACGCTGCTGGTGGTCCGGGAACTGCTCGACGGGCCGGCCCGTTACGGCGATCTGCTCGCGGCGCTGGCGCCGATCGCGACGGACATGCTCGCGAACCGGTTGCGGCAGATGGAGACTGACGGCCTGGTGGTCAGGCGGCACCTGCCCAAACCGGCGTCGGGCGCGGTGTACGACCTGACCGATGACGGCCGCGCACTCGAAGGCATCGTCGACGCGCACGCCCGCTGGGGTCGGCGCCTGCTCGGTACCCGCCGGCCCGGTGACGTGGTCCGGCCGCAGTGGCTGGCCCGAGCCGTGCGTGCGTTCGTGCGTGACGACCGCGACGGCCCGCCGGTGACGCTGCGCCTCGTGGTCCCCGAAGGGGAGGTGACCCTCGCGGTCGGCCCGGACGGGATCGAGGCTGCCGGCGAAGATGCGCCGGTCGATGTCACGCTGCGAGGTCATGCCGAAACCCTGCTCGCCGCAATGGATCCGGAGCGGTTCGGGGAACTGGCAGCCTCTGGTGCGCTCCAGGTCGACGGTGAGCCGGACGCCGTACGCCGGGTCGGAGAGTTGTTCGGTTAAGTGCCACGGGGCTCGGCGTCGAGTTCGCGCAGCGCGGGCAGGAACACCGCCGCAACCCCGAGCGCCAGCATCGGCAACGACAGCGCGAGGAACGTGGTGTGCAGGCCGGTCGAATCGGCCAGCGGGCCGGCCACGATCAGCCCGAGCGGGCCCGCGGCATACGCCAGCGACCCCATCACCCCGACCACCCGGCCGCGCAGATGCTGCGGGGCCCTGGTCTGCATCACGTAGTTGTAGATCGGCGCGATCGGCCCGTAGACGAACCCGACCACCGCGCACAGCACCAGGATGACCGGCAGCGGCGGCAGGAACGCGATGACCGTCATCGCCACCCCGAGCGTCAGCACCGCGATCAGCATCACGGTGCGCCGCTTCATATATCGCGACATCACCGCGTAGCCGAGCGCGCCGATCAGCCCGCCGACGCTCAGCGCCATCAGTACCCAGCCCAGCTGGGCCGGCTCGTTGCGGTCGGTGAAGTACTTCGGGAACAGCACGCTCTCCATCGGCATGTACAGACCGGTGGCCGCCAGGTCGACGAACGCGAGCGTGCGCAGCACCTTGCTGTTCCACACGAACCGCAGACCTTTGACGATCCCGGCCCACACCCCGTCCGACAACGTCTCGGGGGCCGGCTTCCCGGTGCCCTCCAGTCGCAGCGCGCCGATTGCCGCGATGGACAACGTGAATGCCGCCGCGGTCACCCACATGGTGTCGATGCCGCCGAGCGTCGCGATCAACAGCCCGCCGATGCCGGGCCCGACGATGTAGGCCAGGTTGAACACGGCCTCGTACACCGAATTCGCGTGGTCGAGTGTCCAGCCCGCCTTCTTCGCCGCCTCCGGCAGCATCGTCTCGCGTGCCGTCATCCCGGCGGGGTCGAAGAACGCCCCGAGCGCGGCCAGCCCGGCCAGCACCGCGACGTTGACGACCTGTGCGCCGAACATCAACGCCAGCAGCGGAACCGCCGCGACCGACAGCGCCGAGAGCGCATCGGAGATCATCGACACCCGCCGCCGGCCCAGGAAGTCCACGGCCGCACCGGCGATCAGCGTCGCGGCCAGCAGCGGCAGCGTGCCCGCCATCGCGACCACCGACGCATCCAGCGCCGACCCGTTGCGCTGCAGCACCAACCACGGGAACGCGACCAGCGAGATGCCGTTGCCCGCGCCCGCCATCAGCGCCGCGAACATGATGAGCAGCAGCGGCGTACGCGAGCGCGGTGCGGTGTCGGCGGTCATGGGTATCGCCGGACAGTAGCAGTGCGAATGCCCGGTGACGACCGACTTTTCCGCCTATGGCGTTATGTCACCACTGCGCGTCGACCTTGTCCGCGATCTGCCGGGCGATCCGCACCGCAGAATCGCCTGGCGCGGCGCTGCACGTGTTCACGTCGACGATCACATTGTTGCGATGCACGAGTGCGCGTCCGCAGCCCCACCCGGGCGCGGCGGCGTCACGTTGCATCGCGACGGTGCTCAATGTGTCACCCTCGCTGACGATCTCGCCCACCGTCCACCACGATCCGCTCTGCGTGTGGGTGTACTCATGGCACTGCGGCCACTGCTGAACCGACGCGTCGAGGAATTCTGCGGCTTTCTCCAGATAGGGGAACAGCACCACGGACTGCTTGACGTAGTGTTTCCAGCCTTCTCCGTCGTTGAGGCTCTCATCGCGCGAGGCGGTATAGCCGCTGTTGGCGTAGACCTGCAGTTCGGCGGCGCCGTCGACGGCGAGGCATTCCGGCGGCGCCATGATCGCGCTGTGGTCCGACAGCGCCGACTGCGCCTCGATCACGCCCATCGCGGGCGTCCCCATCGCCGCGGCGATCTCCTCGGGGGGCAGCAGTACGGCGCCGAGCTCGCGCTCCACCAGCGGCCGCGGGATCATCGTGCGGGTCGGCGTGGCCGACTCGGCGCTACTGGTGCTGGCACAACCGCTGACCATGATCGCGATCCCCGCAATGGCTGCCGCTCGTCGCATGTCACCCTCCCCATTCGAAGTGCTCAGCGCCTAATGGTGGGGCAACGACGGCGACCCCTCCGTGAGGGAAACGGCGTTTCGTGATAACGATGAACGATGCTTCTTGGTAACGAATGATGCGTCGTCTCACCGACGGCCTGCCGCATCCACGCACCGGTGAGCTTTTCGAGAGCCCGGTGCGGCCCGGCAGCGGCTGGCCGGGTGATCCGGCGACCGCGCGCACCGCGGTCGCGGCGACGGCCGCCGACGTGGCGGCGCTGGCCGCCGCGGCGAAAACCCTCAAGCAGGTCGACGCCGGAGTGTCGGTGTGCCGCGCCTGCCCTCGGCTGGTGCGTTGGCGCGAAGAGGTCGCCACGGTCAAACGTAAATCCTATGCCGACCAACCGTATTGGGGTAGACCCGCACCGGGTTTCGGCTCGGCGACGCCGCGGGTCTTCGTGGTCGGACTGGCCCCGGCGGCGCACGGCGCCAACCGCACCGGGAGGGTCTTCACCGGCGACCGGTCCGGCGACTTCCTGTTCGCGTCGCTG carries:
- a CDS encoding NAD(P)/FAD-dependent oxidoreductase, with translation MSTTTRIVVVGGGYAGVLAANRLRQRPDIDVTLVNPRPQFVERIRLHQLVAGNDDAIEDYSTVLAGSVTLVVDSAERIDAAAHSLRLSSGATLDYDYLIYAVGSTAPVPAAIPGAAEFAYPLGELEAAQRLAARLVDIPIQAPIVVVGGGLTGIEAASEFAEAGRNVTLVTGALGPSLAKGGRRSVAKRLSKLGVTVVDNETVTQVQPDRIALRDGKELPSAATVWTAGFGVPTLAADSGLSTDRLGRLLTDETLTSVDDPAIIAAGDAASPSAQPLRMSCQLAMPLASHAADTVLARLDGNAPENLNPASVGQCISLGRHAGTIQMSHFNDEALPLHLGGRLAATIKESVCKGTVSFLAKEARNPGSYFWPKGGKRQKNLKRGTVDV
- a CDS encoding alpha/beta hydrolase, with translation MSDHVLEPAAQEFADATATPPFLYELGPEGARKVLDDVQAAPIDKLDVDERWVTVPCEDGDVAVRIVAPPAAHGPLPVVLYIHGGGWVLGNAATHDRLVRELAVGAHAAVAFVEYDRSPEARYPVAIEQAYATAQWITERGAGEGLDAARMAVAGDSVGGDMAAAVAIMAKQRGDVTFIHQSLYYPVTDAAQDTSSYREFAEGPFLTAKSMAWFWDCYLPDAATRSEITASPLRATVDDLRDLPPALVIVDENDVLRDEGEAYARKLTAAGVRTTSVRFNGIIHDFMMLNPLRGTAATTAAVELAVHTLRKAFEK
- a CDS encoding NAD-dependent epimerase/dehydratase family protein, translated to MSDKSLVLVTGAAGYVGSHVVSQLLRRRYPVRAAVRSRARARELSETVAGQGLDPGLIEMVPADLTADDGWPEAVAGVADVLHIASPFPAEAPENDDEIIIPAREGALRVLRHARDAGCRRVVMTSSFAAVGYSDKAGEHWTEDDWTDPDDDNTAYIRSKAIAERAAWDFIETQGGGLELTTLVPVGIFGPTLGPHLSTSVKFIQSMLTGALDRVAPQYFGVVDVRDVATAHLQSLATAGAAGERILLAADGPAESFLGIARILRERLGVAAAKVPTSEYSEAEVRELAQTVPALREAVSRLGRRPQISNAKAKAVLGWVPRPVGETILDTAQSLIANDLL
- a CDS encoding FAD-binding oxidoreductase, whose translation is MHQLAALISELPEGTVVTDPDILQSYRQDRAADPSAGTPAAVVRPRRTEEVQAVLRWAAANRVAVVPRGMGTGLSGGATALDGSIVVSTERMRDIAVDPVTRTAVAQPGLLNAEVKKAVAEHGLWYPPDPSSFEICSIGGNIATNAGGLCCVKYGVTTDYVLGLQVVLADGTAVRLGGPRLKDVAGLSLTKLFVGSEGTLGIVTEVTLKLLPAQNTPCTVVATFDSVADAADAVVTITGKIRPSMLEFMDATAINAVEDKLKMGLDRTAAAMMVAASDDRGPSGAQDAEFMAEVFTRHGATEVFSTSDPDEGEAFVAARRFAIPAVEAKGSLLLEDVGVPLPALADLVSGVEKIAAERELLISVIAHAGDGNTHPLIVFDPSDAAMEQRAQQAFGEIMELALALGGTITGEHGVGRLKRPWLAGQLGPEAMELNRRIKAALDPDGILNPGAGF
- a CDS encoding DUF3237 domain-containing protein; translated protein: MTTPLVDIDATPALEHLLDIRIEFDPVHIFDTPVGRRLTYAIRRGRCEGPRIAGDVLPGGGDWILFGTDGVARLDVRATVRTDDGAHIHLTSTGRVWMDDATTTRFAAGELIRHDQMSAHSTPLFDTDDARYRWLNSVHTVALNQVSLTQVHYRVFAVH
- a CDS encoding winged helix-turn-helix transcriptional regulator, which codes for MPSRTYGQYCALAKSLDVVGDRWTLLVVRELLDGPARYGDLLAALAPIATDMLANRLRQMETDGLVVRRHLPKPASGAVYDLTDDGRALEGIVDAHARWGRRLLGTRRPGDVVRPQWLARAVRAFVRDDRDGPPVTLRLVVPEGEVTLAVGPDGIEAAGEDAPVDVTLRGHAETLLAAMDPERFGELAASGALQVDGEPDAVRRVGELFG
- a CDS encoding MFS transporter is translated as MTADTAPRSRTPLLLIMFAALMAGAGNGISLVAFPWLVLQRNGSALDASVVAMAGTLPLLAATLIAGAAVDFLGRRRVSMISDALSALSVAAVPLLALMFGAQVVNVAVLAGLAALGAFFDPAGMTARETMLPEAAKKAGWTLDHANSVYEAVFNLAYIVGPGIGGLLIATLGGIDTMWVTAAAFTLSIAAIGALRLEGTGKPAPETLSDGVWAGIVKGLRFVWNSKVLRTLAFVDLAATGLYMPMESVLFPKYFTDRNEPAQLGWVLMALSVGGLIGALGYAVMSRYMKRRTVMLIAVLTLGVAMTVIAFLPPLPVILVLCAVVGFVYGPIAPIYNYVMQTRAPQHLRGRVVGVMGSLAYAAGPLGLIVAGPLADSTGLHTTFLALSLPMLALGVAAVFLPALRELDAEPRGT
- a CDS encoding sensor domain-containing protein, with amino-acid sequence MRRAAAIAGIAIMVSGCASTSSAESATPTRTMIPRPLVERELGAVLLPPEEIAAAMGTPAMGVIEAQSALSDHSAIMAPPECLAVDGAAELQVYANSGYTASRDESLNDGEGWKHYVKQSVVLFPYLEKAAEFLDASVQQWPQCHEYTHTQSGSWWTVGEIVSEGDTLSTVAMQRDAAAPGWGCGRALVHRNNVIVDVNTCSAAPGDSAVRIARQIADKVDAQW